One stretch of Roseimicrobium sp. ORNL1 DNA includes these proteins:
- a CDS encoding transglutaminase family protein, translating into MSTPQDGAPALPEWTEPLTLEVRHLTRFAYHDAVWDSFNEARLQPVTDTTQLCRRFFLHIDPTAEVRDYPDFYSNCVHYFDVKRPHEQLSVEAVSHVETHADTRGPVPEKNPPGGLKDSSIMENYFDFLHDSQFVSLEPDIWRESVDSLPNGVSDLWEDTRTVGRHVFSTFTYTPAATTVNTRPTEVVKLRKGVCQDFAHVMLGILRTHGIPARYVSGYFYNPDRRPDEIEASHAWVEVYLPGYGWKGFDPTHNRVPDTRYVKLASGRDYADIRPLSGTFRGRGTREMSVEVHVRRLPEAEWE; encoded by the coding sequence ATGAGCACCCCTCAGGACGGTGCGCCAGCTTTGCCAGAATGGACCGAGCCTCTCACGCTGGAGGTGCGTCACCTCACGCGCTTTGCCTATCATGATGCCGTGTGGGACAGCTTCAATGAAGCGCGTCTCCAACCGGTAACGGATACAACGCAGCTCTGCCGCCGCTTTTTTCTCCACATCGACCCGACTGCGGAAGTACGCGACTACCCGGACTTCTACTCGAACTGCGTGCACTACTTCGATGTGAAGCGCCCGCACGAGCAACTCAGCGTGGAAGCTGTCTCTCATGTGGAAACCCATGCGGACACCCGTGGCCCCGTACCGGAGAAGAATCCTCCCGGGGGATTGAAGGACTCCTCCATCATGGAGAACTACTTCGACTTCCTCCACGATTCGCAGTTCGTCTCCCTGGAGCCGGACATCTGGCGTGAGTCAGTGGACTCCCTGCCCAATGGCGTGTCAGACCTCTGGGAAGATACGCGGACCGTGGGCCGTCATGTGTTCAGCACCTTCACCTACACCCCTGCCGCCACCACGGTGAACACCCGTCCCACAGAAGTGGTGAAACTGCGCAAAGGTGTCTGCCAGGACTTCGCGCATGTGATGCTCGGCATTCTGCGCACCCACGGCATCCCTGCCAGGTACGTGAGCGGGTACTTCTACAATCCTGATCGGCGACCCGACGAAATCGAAGCGAGCCATGCCTGGGTGGAGGTGTACCTGCCGGGCTACGGATGGAAGGGATTCGACCCCACGCACAACCGCGTGCCCGATACCCGGTATGTGAAACTCGCCTCGGGCCGTGACTACGCGGACATCCGCCCGCTCAGCGGCACCTTCCGCGGTCGTGGCACCCGCGAAATGAGCGTGGAAGTACACGTGCGACGACTGCCGGAGGCCGAGTGGGAGTAA
- a CDS encoding SUMF1/EgtB/PvdO family nonheme iron enzyme: MFLLALAGFLTSADAQELTPDGKFIPGPTPGPNSSDAKPALKNSQGMPMMEIPGTPVYLAAWETRVSDFRQFVEESGYLWKNTPFFPQTDTHPVVNVSLRDAMMFCAWLTQREQASGLLTRMQSYRLPTQREWDAAVGLAIGRSPQPTPQERERDTEAFPWGMEWPPPQGSGNFNSLEISGKNDGFSYTAPVGSFGTSPEGLADLAGNVWEWTWDQPPGGETNLQPSGALRGGSWMYFRKESLLSAYQYKVPGETRSPSIGFRYVLEDRPRMAAFLAQMEKSKAEIARQRRSELMDGPQVTEDEVQKMREKMERRSADVLMPAPKSERVPLPDVASLKPAQAGQPYTNTLGMSLRPLGAGGRVFIGEHEVRVQDYEAGSKPWRNRPNFPVSEIHPVVNVSWEEANQFCEWLTGKDRAAKLIPEGARYRLPTDAEWSHAAGLEVDPGATPAERHLANKTDFPWGREAVPPKMSANLDTARMSGYQDIYTYTAPVGSFSPNSLHVYDLAGNVSEWCSDEWPGASGEKVVRGSSWLSFSPDTLLSSARQHLPANAAKANVGFRVVLEMP, from the coding sequence ATGTTCCTATTGGCGCTTGCCGGATTCCTGACGTCGGCAGATGCGCAGGAGCTTACGCCGGATGGGAAGTTCATTCCTGGTCCGACTCCCGGTCCGAACTCCAGCGACGCCAAGCCTGCGCTCAAAAACAGCCAGGGCATGCCCATGATGGAGATTCCCGGCACGCCTGTGTACCTTGCCGCGTGGGAGACGCGGGTTTCGGATTTCAGACAGTTTGTGGAGGAGTCGGGCTATCTCTGGAAGAACACGCCCTTCTTTCCCCAAACGGACACCCATCCGGTGGTCAATGTCAGCTTGAGGGATGCCATGATGTTCTGCGCCTGGCTCACCCAGCGCGAGCAGGCCAGCGGATTGCTGACCAGGATGCAGTCCTACCGTCTCCCGACCCAAAGGGAATGGGACGCCGCCGTGGGACTGGCCATCGGGCGCTCGCCGCAACCCACGCCGCAGGAGCGCGAGCGCGATACCGAGGCCTTCCCGTGGGGGATGGAGTGGCCGCCGCCGCAAGGCTCCGGCAATTTTAATTCCCTGGAGATCTCCGGCAAGAATGATGGCTTTTCGTATACCGCGCCTGTGGGCAGTTTTGGGACCTCTCCGGAAGGGTTGGCGGACCTGGCGGGGAATGTCTGGGAATGGACGTGGGACCAGCCCCCTGGCGGCGAAACGAATCTGCAGCCCTCCGGCGCCTTGCGTGGTGGTTCCTGGATGTATTTCCGCAAAGAGAGCCTTCTCTCCGCCTATCAATACAAGGTCCCCGGCGAGACGCGCTCACCCAGCATCGGGTTTCGTTATGTGCTCGAAGACAGGCCGCGAATGGCGGCCTTCCTGGCGCAGATGGAGAAGTCCAAGGCGGAGATCGCGCGTCAGCGGCGCTCCGAGTTGATGGATGGGCCGCAGGTCACCGAGGATGAAGTGCAGAAGATGCGCGAGAAGATGGAGCGGCGCAGTGCTGACGTGCTCATGCCCGCGCCGAAGTCCGAACGAGTGCCGCTGCCTGATGTGGCTTCGCTGAAGCCTGCGCAGGCGGGGCAACCCTACACCAACACGCTGGGCATGTCACTGCGACCGCTGGGAGCGGGAGGGCGCGTGTTCATCGGCGAGCATGAAGTCCGCGTGCAGGATTATGAAGCCGGCAGCAAGCCGTGGCGTAATCGTCCGAATTTCCCGGTTAGCGAGATACATCCCGTCGTGAATGTGAGTTGGGAGGAGGCGAACCAGTTCTGTGAATGGCTGACCGGCAAGGACCGGGCCGCCAAGCTTATTCCAGAAGGGGCGCGGTACCGTCTGCCAACGGACGCAGAATGGAGCCACGCTGCCGGGCTGGAGGTCGATCCGGGTGCCACTCCGGCGGAGCGCCACCTCGCCAACAAGACGGATTTCCCCTGGGGCCGCGAAGCGGTGCCGCCGAAGATGAGTGCGAACCTCGATACCGCGCGCATGTCAGGATATCAGGACATTTATACCTACACCGCTCCCGTGGGCAGCTTCTCTCCGAACAGTCTGCATGTCTATGACCTCGCGGGAAATGTATCCGAATGGTGCTCGGATGAGTGGCCTGGCGCGTCAGGGGAGAAGGTGGTGCGTGGCTCCTCCTGGCTGAGCTTCTCGCCGGATACCCTGCTCAGTTCAGCGCGTCAGCATCTGCCGGCGAATGCGGCGAAGGCGAATGTGGGATTCCGCGTGGTGCTGGAGATGCCGTGA